A single Notoacmeibacter ruber DNA region contains:
- a CDS encoding 6-pyruvoyl trahydropterin synthase family protein, translated as MTNAYRITRRIGIDAGHRIRLHGSKCRNLHGHRYTIEAVCEAHELAGSGEQAGMVLDFGFLKDEMMAEIDSPCDHGFIAEAADQDLLTMFAPKSEDAGAFIDTLRQAVEKQGFAQTVETALGTKLYVIGPPPTAENLARHWFERLASRVEKRSEGRARLVKLVVWETPNCSAEWPAN; from the coding sequence GTGACAAACGCCTATCGCATCACGCGCCGCATCGGAATCGACGCCGGTCACCGCATCCGCCTGCACGGCAGCAAATGCCGCAATCTGCATGGGCATCGCTACACGATCGAAGCCGTTTGCGAAGCGCACGAACTGGCGGGGAGCGGCGAGCAGGCGGGCATGGTGCTGGATTTCGGCTTTCTGAAGGACGAGATGATGGCCGAGATCGATAGCCCTTGCGATCATGGCTTCATCGCCGAGGCCGCCGACCAAGACCTCCTGACCATGTTTGCGCCGAAGAGCGAAGACGCAGGCGCATTCATCGATACGCTTCGCCAAGCCGTTGAGAAACAGGGCTTTGCCCAGACGGTGGAGACCGCCCTCGGCACGAAACTCTATGTGATCGGTCCGCCGCCCACGGCAGAGAATCTGGCGCGCCACTGGTTCGAGCGGCTTGCGTCACGCGTCGAAAAGCGAAGCGAAGGCCGTGCGCGGCTCGTCAAACTCGTCGTCTGGGAAACGCCGAACTGTTCCGCGGAGTGGCCGGCGAACTGA
- the queE gene encoding 7-carboxy-7-deazaguanine synthase, translated as MSYAVKEMFYTLQGEGAQAGRASLFCRFAGCNLWTGREQDRHKAICQFCDTDFIGMDGPGGGRCATPKDLAQQARRMWDQTAASQSGKPYIVCTGGEPLLQLDAPLIAALHEAGFEIAVETNGTIAAPDGIDWICVSPKAGSELVQTRGNELKLVWPQPPFSLEQFEPLAFDKFYLQPMDGPDVIANTQLCVKTSMARPQWRLSLQTHKMIGIA; from the coding sequence ATGAGCTACGCGGTCAAGGAAATGTTCTACACCCTGCAGGGCGAAGGCGCACAGGCGGGCCGGGCCTCGCTCTTTTGCCGCTTTGCCGGCTGCAATCTGTGGACCGGGCGCGAGCAGGATCGCCATAAGGCGATCTGCCAGTTCTGCGATACCGATTTCATTGGCATGGACGGGCCGGGCGGTGGCCGCTGCGCCACGCCGAAGGACCTTGCCCAGCAGGCGCGTCGAATGTGGGACCAGACCGCGGCGTCACAAAGCGGCAAGCCCTATATCGTCTGCACCGGGGGCGAACCGCTGCTCCAGCTCGACGCCCCGCTGATTGCAGCGCTGCATGAAGCCGGTTTCGAAATCGCCGTCGAAACGAACGGCACGATTGCTGCGCCGGACGGAATTGATTGGATCTGCGTCAGCCCCAAGGCCGGCAGTGAACTGGTGCAGACACGTGGCAACGAATTGAAGCTCGTCTGGCCTCAACCGCCCTTTTCCCTGGAGCAGTTCGAACCACTCGCCTTCGATAAATTCTACCTGCAGCCGATGGACGGGCCTGATGTCATCGCAAATACGCAGCTTTGCGTGAAGACATCGATGGCGCGCCCACAATGGCGGCTTTCGCTGCAAACGCACAAGATGATCGGCATTGCCTGA